A single region of the Streptomyces vilmorinianum genome encodes:
- the hmgA gene encoding homogentisate 1,2-dioxygenase — translation MTTEQATELARKTAEALTYSTGFGNEHSSEAVPGALPHGRNSPQRAPLGLYAEQLSGSAFTEPRAHNRRSWLYRIRPSAAHPPFTRIDNGAMRSAPFTETVPDPNRLRWNPLPDPAPGTDWLAGMWTLGGNGDTAQRTGMAVHLYHANASMDRVFSDADGELLIVPERGGLLLRTELGLLAARPGEVALIPRGVRFRVELLDESARGYVCENYGAPFQLPDLGPIGANGLANARDFRAPVAAYEDVEGPVEVVNKYCGNLWSATYGHSPLDVVAWHGNHTPYVYDLHRFNVIGTISYDHPDPSIFTVLTSPTDTPGLASVDFVVFAPRWLVGEDTFRPPYFHRNVMSEYMGLIEGAYDAKTAGEGGFVPGGGSLHNMMSAHGPDRETFDKASAAELRPQKIDDGLAFMFETRWPVTATGQAANADHLQSGYDDVWQGLERHFRP, via the coding sequence ATGACCACGGAACAGGCCACGGAACTGGCGCGGAAGACAGCCGAGGCGCTGACGTACAGCACCGGATTCGGCAATGAGCACAGCTCGGAGGCGGTCCCCGGCGCGCTGCCGCACGGTCGCAACTCGCCGCAGCGCGCCCCGCTCGGCCTGTACGCCGAGCAGCTGAGCGGCAGCGCGTTCACCGAGCCGCGCGCCCACAACCGCCGCTCGTGGCTGTACCGGATCCGCCCCTCGGCGGCCCACCCGCCGTTCACCCGGATCGACAACGGCGCCATGCGGTCCGCACCGTTCACCGAGACGGTTCCCGACCCGAACCGGCTGCGCTGGAACCCGCTGCCCGACCCGGCTCCGGGCACGGACTGGCTCGCCGGCATGTGGACGCTCGGCGGCAACGGTGACACCGCCCAGCGCACCGGCATGGCCGTGCACCTCTACCACGCCAACGCCTCCATGGACCGGGTCTTCAGCGACGCCGACGGCGAGCTGCTGATCGTCCCCGAGCGCGGCGGCCTGCTGCTCCGTACCGAGCTGGGCCTGCTCGCCGCCCGCCCCGGCGAGGTCGCGCTGATCCCCCGCGGGGTCCGCTTCCGCGTCGAACTGCTCGACGAGAGCGCCCGCGGGTACGTCTGCGAGAACTACGGGGCGCCCTTCCAGCTCCCCGACCTCGGCCCGATCGGCGCCAACGGACTGGCCAACGCCCGTGACTTCCGCGCGCCCGTCGCCGCCTACGAGGACGTCGAGGGCCCGGTCGAGGTCGTCAACAAGTACTGCGGCAACCTCTGGTCCGCGACCTACGGCCACTCCCCGCTCGACGTGGTCGCCTGGCACGGCAACCACACCCCGTACGTCTACGACCTGCACCGTTTCAATGTCATCGGGACGATCTCGTACGACCACCCGGACCCGTCGATCTTCACGGTGCTCACCTCGCCGACCGACACCCCCGGTCTCGCGAGCGTCGACTTCGTGGTCTTCGCCCCGCGCTGGCTGGTCGGCGAGGACACGTTCCGGCCGCCGTACTTCCACCGCAACGTGATGAGCGAGTACATGGGCCTCATCGAGGGCGCGTACGACGCGAAGACCGCTGGAGAAGGGGGCTTCGTCCCGGGCGGCGGCTCGCTGCACAACATGATGTCCGCGCACGGCCCGGACCGCGAGACGTTCGACAAGGCCAGCGCCGCCGAGCTCAGGCCGCAGAAGATCGACGACGGTCTCGCCTTCATGTTCGAGACCCGCTGGCCGGTCACGGCCACCGGCCAGGCCGCGAACGCCGACCATCTGCAGAGTGGCTACGACGACGTATGGCAGGGTCTTGAGCGCCACTTCCGGCCGTAA